In Flavobacterium sp., a single window of DNA contains:
- a CDS encoding gluconate 5-dehydrogenase has translation MTNLFDIKGKIALITGSTHGLGMAMAKGLGQAGATIVVNGNSSQEKIDNAVAELKSEGIDAVGYKFNVTEENEVKAAVAKIESEVGPIDILINNAGIIKRIPLLDMEVSDFREVVDIDLVSPFIVSKHVAKGMINRRQGKIINICSMMSELGRNTVSAYAAAKGGLKMLTKNMATEWAKYNVQINGIGPGYFATEQTKPIRVDGHPFNDFIISRTPAAKWGDPSDLAGAAIFLSSKASDFVNGHILYVDGGILATIGKPSNEE, from the coding sequence ATGACAAACTTATTTGATATAAAAGGAAAAATTGCCCTTATCACAGGAAGTACACACGGACTGGGAATGGCAATGGCAAAAGGACTTGGACAAGCCGGAGCAACAATTGTGGTAAACGGAAATTCGTCTCAGGAAAAAATTGACAATGCTGTAGCTGAATTGAAAAGCGAAGGAATCGATGCAGTTGGTTACAAATTTAATGTAACTGAAGAAAACGAAGTAAAAGCCGCTGTTGCTAAAATTGAAAGCGAAGTAGGGCCAATCGATATCTTAATCAACAATGCGGGAATTATTAAAAGAATTCCATTATTGGATATGGAAGTTTCAGATTTCAGAGAGGTAGTTGATATTGATTTAGTAAGTCCGTTTATCGTTTCTAAACATGTTGCAAAAGGAATGATCAACAGAAGACAAGGAAAAATCATCAACATTTGCTCGATGATGAGTGAATTAGGAAGAAATACAGTTTCGGCTTACGCTGCTGCAAAAGGAGGGTTAAAAATGCTGACAAAAAATATGGCAACAGAATGGGCAAAATACAATGTTCAGATCAACGGAATCGGTCCGGGTTATTTTGCTACAGAACAAACAAAACCAATTAGAGTTGACGGACATCCGTTTAACGATTTTATTATAAGCAGAACACCGGCTGCAAAATGGGGAGATCCGAGTGATTTAGCCGGAGCCGCCATATTTTTATCATCTAAAGCGAGTGATTTTGTAAACGGTCATATTTTATATGTTGACGGTGGAATCCTTGCCACAATTGGAAAACCTTCAAACGAAGAATAA
- a CDS encoding hydrolase, which translates to MKKLILTTALLLVTFIGFAQKPSPALLDPTNHTLVLIDYESQMAFAVSNIPIDQLRNNTALVAGASKIFKVPTVVTTVAEKSFSGPVFREIEEFYPQKSSNYIDRTTMNTWEDVPARKAIIATGKKKIVFGGLWTSVCIVGPVLSAINEGYDVYVITDASGDVSKEAHEMAVTRMVQAGAHPITSLQYLLELQRDWARQETYVPVTDLVKKYGGAYGVGVQYAHEMLKH; encoded by the coding sequence ATGAAAAAATTAATCCTAACAACAGCATTATTATTAGTAACTTTTATTGGTTTCGCACAAAAACCAAGCCCGGCATTATTAGATCCAACAAATCATACTTTAGTTTTAATTGATTACGAAAGCCAGATGGCATTTGCAGTAAGCAACATTCCAATCGATCAATTACGTAACAATACCGCTTTAGTAGCTGGAGCATCAAAAATATTTAAAGTACCAACTGTGGTAACAACGGTTGCCGAAAAATCATTCAGCGGACCTGTTTTCAGAGAAATTGAAGAATTCTATCCTCAAAAATCTTCAAACTATATCGATCGTACTACAATGAACACCTGGGAAGATGTTCCTGCCCGTAAAGCCATTATTGCTACAGGTAAAAAGAAAATCGTATTTGGCGGTTTATGGACAAGCGTTTGTATTGTTGGACCAGTATTATCTGCAATCAACGAAGGTTATGATGTTTATGTAATTACAGATGCAAGCGGTGACGTTTCTAAAGAAGCTCACGAAATGGCTGTAACCCGCATGGTTCAGGCTGGTGCTCACCCAATAACTTCATTACAATATTTATTAGAATTACAACGCGACTGGGCTCGTCAGGAAACTTATGTACCTGTTACCGATTTAGTTAAAAAATACGGTGGTGCTTATGGTGTTGGTGTTCAATATGCACACGAAATGTTGAAACATTAA
- a CDS encoding bifunctional 4-hydroxy-2-oxoglutarate aldolase/2-dehydro-3-deoxy-phosphogluconate aldolase, whose protein sequence is MAKFSRIEVAQTMKDNGMVPLFFHSDIELSKKVLKACYDGGSRLMEFTSRGDFAHEVFGALNKYALAELPGMILGVGSVTDAASASLYMSLGANFIVTPVFREDIAIACNRRKVLWSPGCGTLTEIARAEELGCEIVKLFPADTYGPEFIKAIKGPCPWTNIMPTGGVYPTEESLSSWLNAGATCVGLGSQLISKDILEKKDFDGLTAKVRQVLDIIKNIRK, encoded by the coding sequence ATGGCAAAATTTTCAAGAATAGAAGTTGCACAAACCATGAAAGATAACGGAATGGTGCCGTTGTTTTTTCATTCGGATATTGAATTAAGTAAAAAAGTTTTAAAAGCTTGTTACGACGGAGGTTCCAGATTAATGGAATTTACAAGCAGAGGCGACTTTGCACATGAAGTTTTTGGAGCTTTAAATAAATATGCTTTAGCAGAACTTCCGGGAATGATTTTAGGAGTGGGTTCAGTTACAGATGCGGCTTCGGCATCATTATACATGAGTTTAGGAGCTAATTTTATTGTAACTCCGGTATTTAGAGAAGATATTGCCATTGCCTGCAATCGTCGAAAAGTACTTTGGTCACCGGGCTGCGGAACGCTTACAGAAATTGCAAGAGCGGAAGAATTAGGCTGTGAAATCGTAAAATTATTTCCGGCTGATACTTACGGTCCGGAATTTATAAAAGCTATAAAAGGACCTTGCCCGTGGACAAATATTATGCCTACAGGCGGTGTTTATCCAACTGAAGAAAGTTTGAGTTCATGGTTAAACGCAGGAGCGACATGTGTAGGTTTAGGTTCGCAGTTAATTTCAAAAGATATATTAGAAAAGAAAGATTTTGACGGTTTAACAGCTAAAGTTCGTCAGGTTCTTGACATCATAAAAAATATAAGAAAATAA
- the kduI gene encoding 5-dehydro-4-deoxy-D-glucuronate isomerase codes for MTKYSSRYASSPEAVKKYDTQQLREEFLIDDLMQEDEIVLVYSHYDRYIAGSAVPVKGDLPLETIDPLKAPYFLERRELGIINVGGNGSVVVEGTTYELGFKDALYIGAGNKEVIFKSADSKNPAKFYINSAPAHTTYPTKKVSLAEANKLQLGTMETANHRTVNQMIIGSVVTTCQLQMGMTELKPGSVWNTMPAHVHDRRMEVYFYLDIPENQAVCHFMGQPQETRHIWMNNHQAVISPPWSIHSGSGTSNYTFIWGMAGENLDYGDMDVCKITDLR; via the coding sequence ATGACAAAGTATAGTTCAAGATACGCATCAAGCCCAGAAGCTGTAAAAAAATATGATACACAGCAGTTGAGAGAAGAATTCTTAATCGACGACTTAATGCAGGAGGATGAAATCGTATTAGTTTATTCTCATTACGACAGATATATTGCAGGATCTGCAGTTCCGGTAAAAGGAGATTTACCTCTTGAAACAATCGATCCGCTAAAAGCGCCTTATTTTTTAGAAAGAAGAGAATTAGGAATCATTAATGTTGGCGGAAACGGTTCTGTTGTAGTAGAAGGAACAACTTATGAATTAGGATTTAAAGATGCTCTTTATATTGGAGCAGGAAATAAAGAAGTAATTTTTAAAAGTGCCGACAGTAAAAATCCGGCTAAATTTTACATCAACTCGGCACCGGCACATACAACATATCCTACCAAGAAAGTAAGTTTAGCTGAAGCTAATAAATTACAGTTGGGAACAATGGAAACGGCAAATCACCGTACAGTAAACCAAATGATTATTGGAAGTGTGGTTACAACCTGCCAATTGCAAATGGGAATGACGGAATTGAAACCTGGAAGTGTTTGGAATACTATGCCGGCACACGTACACGACCGCAGAATGGAAGTGTATTTTTATTTAGATATTCCGGAAAATCAGGCAGTTTGTCATTTTATGGGACAGCCGCAGGAAACAAGACATATCTGGATGAACAATCATCAGGCAGTAATTTCTCCGCCTTGGTCAATTCACTCAGGATCAGGAACCAGCAATTATACTTTTATCTGGGGAATGGCGGGTGAAAATTTAGATTACGGAGATATGGATGTTTGTAAAATCACTGATTTAAGATAA
- the uxaC gene encoding glucuronate isomerase: MSSNTFIHDNFLLENKYAEELYHTYSKNQPIIDYHNHLNPQFIAEDKIFDNITNVWIKGDHYKWRAMRTLGINEQFVTGNGSDKDKFLNWAKTVPYTMRNPLYHWTHLELARYFDIYDLLNEKNAEKIYIETSEKINSQAYSTQNLLKKVNAELVCTTEDPIDSLEFHHKVNKNPIGFKMSTAFRPDKAILISNDGYNAYLDTLGDVSGIAINTYADLLSALRDRIEFFNLNGCKLSDHGLDQIYFEEFTESEINVIFKKKRENRVVTPEEALKFQSAVLLFLSETYHEFGWVQQFHLGALRNNNARMHRILGPDTGWDSIGDYPQAQKLSGFLNALDSKDKLTKTIIYNLNPADNEVMATMIGNFNDGSVRGKVQLGSGWWFLDQKDGMTKQLNALSNMGLISCFVGMLTDSRSFLSFPRHEYFRRILCNLLGDEIKRGELPNDMEWIGKLVADISYNNAKEYFKF; the protein is encoded by the coding sequence ATGAGCTCAAACACATTCATACACGATAATTTTTTACTAGAAAATAAATACGCTGAAGAGTTGTATCACACTTACTCTAAAAACCAGCCAATTATTGACTATCACAATCACCTTAATCCTCAGTTTATTGCAGAGGATAAGATTTTTGATAACATTACCAATGTATGGATAAAAGGAGATCATTATAAATGGCGTGCAATGCGTACATTAGGGATCAACGAGCAGTTTGTAACCGGAAATGGCTCTGATAAAGATAAATTCTTAAACTGGGCAAAAACTGTTCCGTATACAATGCGTAATCCTTTGTATCACTGGACACATTTAGAATTAGCGCGTTATTTTGATATTTATGATTTATTAAATGAAAAAAATGCTGAGAAAATTTATATCGAAACATCAGAAAAAATAAATTCTCAGGCATACAGCACGCAAAACCTTCTTAAAAAAGTAAACGCTGAATTAGTTTGTACTACCGAAGATCCGATTGATTCTTTAGAATTTCACCACAAAGTGAATAAAAATCCAATTGGATTTAAAATGAGTACAGCTTTCAGACCTGATAAAGCCATCTTAATTTCAAACGATGGTTATAATGCATATCTGGACACATTAGGGGATGTGTCCGGAATTGCAATTAATACATACGCTGATTTACTTTCGGCATTAAGAGACAGAATTGAGTTTTTTAATCTGAATGGCTGTAAATTAAGCGATCACGGTTTAGATCAGATTTATTTTGAAGAATTTACAGAATCTGAAATCAATGTTATTTTCAAAAAGAAAAGAGAAAACAGAGTAGTGACGCCAGAAGAAGCTTTAAAATTCCAAAGTGCCGTTTTATTATTCTTATCAGAAACGTATCATGAATTTGGATGGGTGCAGCAATTTCATTTAGGAGCCTTACGTAACAATAATGCCCGTATGCACAGAATTTTAGGGCCAGATACAGGTTGGGATTCTATTGGAGATTATCCTCAGGCTCAAAAATTATCAGGATTTTTAAATGCTTTAGACAGCAAAGATAAATTGACTAAAACAATTATCTACAACTTAAATCCGGCTGATAACGAAGTTATGGCAACTATGATTGGAAATTTCAACGACGGAAGTGTTCGCGGAAAAGTACAATTAGGTTCTGGATGGTGGTTTTTAGACCAGAAAGACGGAATGACAAAGCAGTTAAACGCGCTTTCAAATATGGGATTAATCAGCTGTTTTGTTGGAATGCTTACAGATTCAAGAAGTTTTCTTTCATTTCCAAGACACGAATATTTCAGACGCATTTTATGTAATCTTTTGGGAGATGAAATCAAACGAGGAGAACTTCCAAATGATATGGAATGGATTGGAAAATTAGTTGCAGATATTTCATACAACAACGCTAAAGAATATTTTAAATTTTAA
- a CDS encoding tagaturonate reductase, whose amino-acid sequence MEKINRSNSEFSNKLPIKIVQFGEGNFLRAFVEYAIQKLNQKADFNAGIAVVQPIDKGLVNMINAQDGLYTLFMKGVKKGQEIQEKELITNIVKAVDPYASFQEYLSLAKEEELAFIISNTTEAGIEYIASDLPTMQPPVSFPAKLTVLLHERFKHFNGAEDKGLTIIPCELINYNSDTLKEVILKYCTDWKLGQEFVSWILNSCSFHNTLVDRIVPGYPKDQIEEYNSQLDYKDDLIVSAETFFLWVIEGDDELKAKLPFEKTDLDVKIVEDMQPYRTRKVRILNGAHTAMVPFSLLYGNETVKETVDNPFTGEFINKAVFEEINETLNMDKDELASFSEEILDRFRNPFIKHLLSSIALNSISKFKVRVLPSLTGYVKIHKKLPVHLTFAFAALIRFYKGTWNGQSLPVNDSEDIVSFFNSLWTSDDYEKIARLTLQNKNFWEEDLTEIPSLTNAITIALEEIDSNGIEAGFAKFQERIK is encoded by the coding sequence ATGGAAAAAATAAACAGATCAAATTCAGAGTTTTCAAACAAACTGCCTATAAAAATAGTTCAATTTGGAGAAGGTAACTTTTTAAGAGCCTTTGTAGAATATGCTATTCAGAAATTAAACCAAAAAGCAGATTTTAATGCGGGAATAGCTGTAGTTCAGCCTATTGATAAAGGTTTGGTGAATATGATCAATGCGCAGGACGGATTGTACACTTTGTTTATGAAAGGTGTGAAAAAAGGTCAGGAAATTCAGGAAAAAGAATTGATTACCAATATTGTAAAAGCAGTTGATCCATATGCTTCTTTTCAGGAATATTTGTCTTTGGCAAAAGAAGAAGAATTAGCTTTTATTATATCAAATACAACTGAAGCAGGAATCGAATATATTGCTTCAGATCTTCCTACAATGCAGCCTCCTGTATCTTTCCCTGCAAAATTAACCGTACTTTTGCATGAAAGATTTAAACATTTTAATGGCGCTGAAGATAAAGGATTAACCATCATTCCTTGCGAGTTAATTAATTACAATTCAGATACTTTAAAAGAAGTTATTTTAAAATATTGCACAGACTGGAAACTAGGTCAGGAATTTGTTTCCTGGATTTTAAACAGCTGTTCTTTCCACAATACTTTAGTTGATAGAATTGTTCCGGGATATCCAAAAGATCAAATTGAAGAATATAACAGCCAGTTAGATTATAAAGACGATTTAATCGTTAGTGCCGAAACTTTCTTTTTATGGGTTATTGAAGGCGACGACGAATTGAAAGCAAAACTTCCGTTTGAAAAAACCGATCTTGATGTAAAAATCGTCGAAGATATGCAGCCTTACAGAACGCGCAAGGTTAGAATTTTAAATGGAGCGCACACCGCAATGGTGCCGTTTTCATTACTTTACGGAAACGAGACTGTAAAAGAAACGGTTGATAATCCGTTTACGGGAGAATTCATTAATAAAGCTGTTTTTGAAGAAATCAACGAAACTTTAAATATGGATAAAGACGAACTGGCAAGTTTCTCTGAAGAAATTTTAGACCGTTTCAGAAATCCATTTATCAAGCACTTATTATCATCAATTGCTTTAAATTCAATTTCGAAATTTAAAGTTCGTGTTTTACCAAGTTTAACAGGATATGTAAAAATTCACAAAAAACTTCCGGTTCATTTAACCTTTGCATTTGCAGCTTTAATTCGTTTTTATAAAGGAACTTGGAACGGACAAAGTTTACCGGTTAATGACAGCGAAGATATTGTTTCGTTTTTCAATAGCCTATGGACTTCAGATGATTATGAGAAAATAGCAAGACTGACTTTGCAGAATAAAAATTTCTGGGAAGAAGATTTAACTGAAATACCTTCGTTAACAAATGCCATTACAATTGCTTTAGAAGAAATTGATTCAAATGGAATTGAAGCAGGTTTTGCGAAGTTTCAGGAAAGAATAAAATAA
- a CDS encoding alpha/beta hydrolase, with product MKNTKKQYLRKAALLCILFSGIFHTNAQNQVLPLWNKIPDEIKAPDYKEKEVVNDGKVQSTSMVTKPTLTAFFPSVTKPNRTAVIILPGGGYQHLAIDKEGTKVAQWFNSLGIPAFVLKYRLPSDLIMKNKNVGPLQDAQEAVRYVRQNAAKWNIDPNKIGILGFSAGGHLAATLSTHYDDKVYESDYKVSARPNFSLLIYPVISMQNDITHKGSQINLLGNNPSEDLINSFSNEKRVTTQTPPAFLIHATDDTVVIPENSINYYLALKKNGVTAELHLYEKGGHGFGLGVNDTSKNWTRECEEWLKANNY from the coding sequence TTGAAAAACACAAAAAAACAATATTTAAGAAAAGCCGCTTTATTATGTATTCTTTTTTCAGGAATATTTCATACAAACGCACAAAATCAGGTACTGCCTCTATGGAACAAAATTCCGGATGAAATTAAAGCGCCAGATTATAAAGAGAAAGAAGTTGTAAATGATGGCAAAGTACAAAGTACAAGTATGGTTACAAAACCTACTCTAACAGCATTTTTTCCTTCGGTAACAAAACCCAATCGAACTGCAGTAATTATTCTGCCGGGCGGCGGTTATCAGCATTTAGCGATTGATAAAGAAGGCACAAAAGTGGCACAGTGGTTTAATAGTTTAGGAATTCCGGCTTTTGTACTGAAATACCGTCTGCCGAGCGATTTAATCATGAAAAACAAAAATGTTGGCCCACTTCAGGACGCACAGGAAGCCGTTCGTTATGTAAGACAAAATGCTGCTAAATGGAATATTGATCCTAATAAAATTGGAATTTTAGGTTTTTCTGCAGGAGGACATTTAGCTGCAACTTTATCAACACATTACGATGATAAAGTGTATGAGTCTGATTATAAAGTAAGTGCGAGACCTAATTTTTCTCTTTTAATTTATCCTGTAATTTCCATGCAAAATGACATTACTCACAAAGGCTCGCAAATTAACTTGTTAGGAAATAATCCTTCTGAGGATTTAATAAATTCATTTTCAAATGAAAAGAGAGTTACTACACAAACACCTCCAGCTTTTTTAATTCACGCAACCGACGATACTGTTGTGATTCCTGAAAATAGTATAAACTACTATTTAGCCCTTAAGAAAAATGGAGTTACAGCGGAGTTACATTTATATGAAAAAGGCGGTCACGGTTTTGGTTTAGGCGTAAATGACACCAGTAAAAACTGGACAAGAGAATGTGAAGAATGGCTGAAGGCGAATAATTATTAA
- a CDS encoding altronate dehydratase family protein has protein sequence MATQKKLIKVHPTDNVAVALVDLTAGEVIDFEGESVTVESDVKMKHKIAMVPFNVGDRIIMYGVLVGKASARIERGGLLSTANVKHESDKVTGKTETIGWNAPNIDKWKDRTWQGYHREDGQVGTENVWLFFPLVFCENRNIEILKDIFEKELMKPKENDYQLLLRSLVKSETGGAGNQEASNDANLFNNIQVKFITHQGGCGGIRQDSHSLAKLLAGYVNNPNVAGATVLSLGCQNLQISIFKDALNAINPNSKKPVLIYDQQSIGTIETMLSSVVKDTFEAIKKANEIKREPAPLSKLRIGLECGGSDGFSGISANPTLGVTSDLLAALGGTTILSEFPELCGVEQELVNRCVEDESGKRFLDLMQWYEKTVVDAGSGFDMNPSPGNIKDGLITDAMKSAGAAKKGGTSPITGVFDYGEYITKPGLTLLCTPGNDVECTTAMVGSGANMVLFTTGLGTPTGNPIAPVVKISSNTQLANKMSDIIDIDTGGIITGEKSIEEMADEMLEFIIEVASGNVTTKAALLNQNDFIPWKRGVSL, from the coding sequence ATGGCAACGCAGAAAAAATTAATAAAAGTTCACCCAACCGATAATGTTGCGGTTGCTTTGGTGGATCTTACAGCAGGCGAAGTAATTGATTTCGAAGGAGAATCAGTTACCGTTGAGTCTGATGTAAAAATGAAACATAAGATTGCAATGGTTCCTTTTAATGTAGGAGACAGAATCATTATGTACGGTGTTTTAGTTGGTAAAGCAAGTGCCAGAATCGAAAGAGGAGGATTGCTTTCTACAGCAAATGTAAAACACGAAAGTGATAAAGTTACTGGTAAAACAGAAACGATTGGCTGGAATGCTCCAAATATTGACAAATGGAAAGACAGAACCTGGCAGGGATATCACAGAGAAGATGGACAGGTTGGAACTGAAAATGTTTGGTTATTCTTCCCGTTGGTATTTTGTGAAAACAGAAATATCGAAATCTTAAAAGATATTTTTGAGAAAGAATTGATGAAACCTAAAGAAAATGATTATCAGTTATTATTACGTTCTTTAGTAAAATCAGAAACGGGTGGAGCAGGAAATCAGGAAGCTTCAAACGATGCGAATTTATTCAACAATATTCAGGTAAAATTCATTACGCACCAAGGCGGCTGCGGCGGAATTCGTCAGGATTCTCATAGTCTGGCTAAACTTTTGGCTGGTTATGTAAACAATCCAAACGTTGCCGGAGCAACTGTATTGAGTTTAGGATGTCAGAATCTTCAAATTTCGATTTTCAAAGATGCTTTAAATGCAATTAATCCAAATAGTAAAAAACCGGTTTTAATTTACGACCAGCAGTCTATCGGAACAATTGAAACAATGTTGAGCAGTGTGGTGAAAGATACTTTTGAAGCCATTAAAAAAGCAAACGAAATAAAAAGAGAACCAGCTCCATTATCTAAACTTAGAATTGGTTTAGAATGTGGTGGATCTGACGGATTCTCTGGAATTTCTGCAAATCCTACTTTAGGTGTAACTTCAGATTTATTAGCAGCTTTAGGCGGAACTACAATCCTTTCTGAATTTCCGGAATTATGTGGTGTAGAGCAGGAATTAGTAAACAGATGTGTTGAAGACGAAAGCGGAAAACGTTTCTTGGATTTAATGCAATGGTATGAAAAAACGGTTGTTGATGCGGGTTCGGGATTTGATATGAACCCGTCTCCGGGGAACATTAAAGATGGTTTAATTACCGATGCAATGAAATCAGCCGGAGCAGCTAAAAAAGGTGGAACTTCGCCAATTACAGGCGTTTTTGATTACGGAGAATATATCACAAAACCAGGTTTAACTTTGCTTTGTACGCCAGGAAACGACGTTGAATGTACAACGGCAATGGTGGGTTCTGGTGCCAATATGGTATTGTTCACCACAGGTTTAGGAACTCCTACAGGAAACCCAATTGCGCCGGTTGTTAAGATTTCTTCTAACACGCAGTTAGCAAACAAAATGTCTGACATCATCGATATTGATACTGGTGGAATCATCACGGGAGAAAAATCAATTGAAGAAATGGCAGATGAAATGCTGGAATTTATCATAGAAGTTGCCAGCGGTAACGTTACAACAAAAGCGGCACTTTTAAATCAAAATGACTTTATTCCTTGGAAAAGAGGAGTATCACTTTAA
- a CDS encoding sugar kinase, translating to MSRVVAFGEIMLRLSTERHLRFSQSTAFGATYGGGEFNVCVSLANYGVNAEFVTRLPQNEIGLSALKEMRKMNVETKNIVYGGERLGIYFLETGAGTRGSNVVYDRAHSAMATIEKGQIDWDKVLEGAEWFHWSGITPAISQTAAEACLEAIKAAHKKGIKISCDLNYRSKLWQYGKTPSEVMPEMLQYSNVILGDIDTAYFMLGIPKVNPNYQDEKTLPVLYEKLFQLLPNLKIAATTLRYSVSASHQRIGGILFDGKAIYSAAVKEVTPVVDRVGSGDAFMGGLIYGLLEYQNNNQRALDFAVAACCLKHTIAGDYNLVTLKEVENMIDGDGSALVSR from the coding sequence ATGAGTAGAGTAGTTGCATTTGGAGAAATCATGCTGCGTTTATCAACAGAAAGACATTTGCGTTTTTCGCAGTCTACGGCATTTGGTGCTACATACGGAGGCGGAGAATTTAACGTATGTGTTTCTTTGGCCAATTATGGCGTAAATGCTGAATTTGTAACAAGATTACCTCAAAACGAGATTGGTTTATCGGCATTGAAAGAAATGCGAAAAATGAATGTCGAGACTAAAAATATAGTATACGGTGGAGAACGTTTAGGAATTTATTTTCTTGAAACAGGAGCCGGAACACGTGGCAGTAATGTAGTATATGATCGTGCACATAGTGCGATGGCAACTATTGAAAAAGGGCAGATTGACTGGGATAAAGTTCTCGAAGGAGCCGAATGGTTTCACTGGAGCGGAATTACACCAGCGATTTCTCAAACTGCTGCTGAGGCTTGTTTAGAAGCTATTAAAGCAGCTCATAAAAAAGGAATTAAAATTTCATGCGACTTAAATTACAGATCAAAATTATGGCAGTATGGTAAAACGCCAAGCGAAGTTATGCCGGAAATGCTGCAATATAGCAATGTAATTTTAGGAGATATCGATACCGCTTATTTTATGTTAGGAATTCCGAAAGTGAATCCGAATTATCAGGATGAAAAAACGCTTCCGGTTTTATACGAAAAGTTGTTTCAATTGCTTCCTAATTTAAAAATTGCTGCAACAACACTTCGCTATTCTGTTAGTGCTTCACATCAAAGAATTGGAGGAATTCTGTTTGATGGAAAAGCCATTTACAGTGCAGCAGTAAAAGAAGTAACTCCGGTTGTAGACAGAGTAGGAAGCGGCGACGCTTTTATGGGAGGATTAATTTACGGATTGTTAGAATATCAAAATAATAACCAGAGAGCATTAGATTTTGCCGTGGCGGCTTGTTGCTTAAAACATACCATTGCAGGCGATTACAATTTGGTTACATTAAAAGAAGTTGAAAATATGATTGATGGTGATGGTTCTGCATTAGTATCAAGATAA